The Helianthus annuus cultivar XRQ/B chromosome 11, HanXRQr2.0-SUNRISE, whole genome shotgun sequence region ACCTTAGTttggccgatcccattagggggggggggggtatccggttggttttcaatcattcagttagagtttagtttagttaagtaggttactttagagattaacccagttagttgcatgatgcgttataatgcgggtgttagggtaatcagggaccctaactggctcagaaaaatactaataatatttttggcaacattttcatgttccgggtatagtccggttgttcggttggatagtaatccgttaaagtgtttaagtaatcttttaagcgtcgtaagtaatatttttagcgacacaatttattctgcaaagtgtcaggaatattttctcatgttttggcactttattagttagctagaagctagtatgctgataaaagtgctgtgtttcgtgcttagagtacgttttaggcacatccaatcattacatcttattcctagagacgcagttatacaacccttgtatccctacacacactatgggtgtagtaaaatatttctggctcatatagGCCTTTAGAGGcggtgtctgcctgatgctggctatatcagcatgttcaataggttatccgttcaaatgctactgtgctattgtgcatcatgtttgtcactagagttcagtaagtaaataatgtagtgacggaaatcaaagtatgatgcagatatgtacaagtatcaacagtcaagtagcagttcatcaggaatctcagttaagcacagtaattaggcaacaattaatagttaattaagtcgtacggatacctggtttagtgagggttgtcacagaaccTTGCAAAGCTTGAGTTTATGGCCTTAGACATCACTGGAAAAAATTATTTGTCATGGGCTTTGGATGCTGAAATCCATCTAAATGCCAATAACCTTGGGGACACAATTAAAGAAGGAAATAAAACAAGTACCCAAGATAAAGCAAAGGCGATGATTTTCTTACGCCACCATATTCATGAGTCATTGAAAAATGAATATCTCACTATCAAAGATCCACTCGTCCTATGGGCCAATTTAAAAGAAAGATATGACCATCAGAAAACAGTAATATTACCAAGAGCTCGTTATGAATGGATTAATTTAAGGTTGCAAGACTTTAAGTCTATAAGTGAGTATAACTCAGCAATGTTTAGAATCACGTCACAATTGATTCTATGTGGTGAAAATATTACTGATAAGGAGATGTTGGAAAAAACATTTTCCACCTTTCACGCCTCAAACATTGTCTTGCAACAACAATATCGTGAAAGGGGCTTCACCAAATACAGTGacttaatatcatgtttgctTGTGGCTGAGCAAAATAATGAGCTACTAATGAAAAACCATGAAACTCGTCCGGTTGGTACGACCCCGTTCCCAGAAGTGAATGTGGCAACATATAATGACCAAAGTGGAAGTCACGGACGTGGTCGTGGCTATCAACGTGGGCGTGGTCATGGTCGTAgtcgtggtcgtggtcgtggtcATGGACGTGGTCGTGGACGTGCATATGGTCGGGGGAATTATCATGGTGTTCAATTCAAAAATAGAAGAACCCACCAGAAGTTGCATGATAATGAAAAGAAATCCAATGATGAAAGAGGTAAAAAGAAAAGTGGAACCTCATCTAATGCATGCTATCGATGTGGTGGTAACAACCACTGGGCTGGTACATGTCGTACAGCCAGACACTTAGTAGAGCTTTACCAACAATCTATAAAAGACAAACAAAAAGGAATAGAGACAAATTTCACATATGAAGATGGAAATGTTGATGTCCCAAGTGGTGAAAAGGACCATTCTAATGCAACTAATCTGGATTATGATGATTTCCTTATCGAGCAAGCCAATTTGGATTCTGGTGATATCATGGCTGATACAAACCAGTT contains the following coding sequences:
- the LOC110888819 gene encoding uncharacterized protein LOC110888819, whose translation is MALDITGKNYLSWALDAEIHLNANNLGDTIKEGNKTSTQDKAKAMIFLRHHIHESLKNEYLTIKDPLVLWANLKERYDHQKTVILPRARYEWINLRLQDFKSISEYNSAMFRITSQLILCGENITDKEMLEKTFSTFHASNIVLQQQYRERGFTKYSDLISCLLVAEQNNELLMKNHETRPVGTTPFPEVNVATYNDQSGSHGRGRGYQRGRGHGRSRGRGRGHGRGRGRAYGRGNYHGVQFKNRRTHQKLHDNEKKSNDERGKKKSGTSSNACYRCGGNNHWAGTCRTARHLVELYQQSIKDKQKGIETNFTYEDGNVDVPSGEKDHSNATNLDYDDFLIEQANLDSGDIMADTNQLDACNFPYA